ATTTTTCTCGATAGAATTAGGATTGAAAAACCAAGATACATAAGGGACCAATACAGTTTAATATGCAATACTTGTAAAAATGTAGAGAAAAAACTCATAGAAGAATCTCTTAAATATTGCATAGAAAGAGAGATATTCAGTGCTGTAAGTTTTAGAGATGCAATTGAATTTTTAGGTGAGAAATATAAGGAATTAGATAACCAAAAACTAGAAACAGCTAATAAAAACATCCCTTCTATCCCTCAAAGATATGATATTAAAACCCAAATTAGGGATACATCAGAATATGTAAAAGCATTGGAGGGATAAGATGATAGGTAAAATTGATTATATAAAAGAATATGCCAAAGAACTAAAGCTATTAAATCTACAGAAAAAGATAGATGAGTTCATAGAACATGGAGAAAATGAAGATTTATCATATCAAGAATTTCTTTACAAAATACTAAATGAAGAGATAATTGCTAAAGAGGAAAGAAAGAAACAAACTCGATTAAAAAATGCAGGATTTCCTGTAATAAAGACAATAGAAGAATTTGATTTTGAATTTCAAAAGTCTATCAGCAAAAGACATATAAACAGGCTTCTAGAAATGGACTGGATAGATAAGATATACAATCTTATCTTCCTAGGTCCTCCTGGTGTAGGGAAGACACATTTAGCCATAGCATTAGGCTATAAAGCTATAGATATGGG
This portion of the Keratinibaculum paraultunense genome encodes:
- the istB gene encoding IS21-like element helper ATPase IstB; its protein translation is MIGKIDYIKEYAKELKLLNLQKKIDEFIEHGENEDLSYQEFLYKILNEEIIAKEERKKQTRLKNAGFPVIKTIEEFDFEFQKSISKRHINRLLEMDWIDKIYNLIFLGPPGVGKTHLAIALGYKAIDMGYKVSFISMDNLVYSLKTQDIMRKSKIKINKIHSSDLVIIDEIGYLPINREEANMFFQLISALHEQTSIIITSNKGFGDWNELLGDPALTTAILDRLTYKCELFNMTGKSYRLTHRKSFLED